In Paenibacillus algicola, a genomic segment contains:
- a CDS encoding FkbM family methyltransferase encodes MSRVSAYLGDYTYLTQLEAGPKIYVDTRELSMSAHLIADGFWESWISKLFTASLSPGATVLDIGANCGYYSLIAALHTGPGGKVHTFEPNPFHHQNLLKSKLINGFYHMEIHKAALSDQEGTLSLYSPTMLTASASIIESLVSAIKDTDPLQAIEVRTVRLRDYLPDIAADVIKVDIEGAEPLILDDLVEILERKPGSKLFMEYNQKAWEMQGYDCLALLDKFRSRQYSIYIIGHDQLLTLVSPEELIQLTANATHFDLFITKPASAAG; translated from the coding sequence ATGAGCAGAGTTAGCGCTTATCTTGGAGATTACACGTATCTAACCCAGCTGGAAGCAGGGCCCAAAATTTATGTCGATACCCGCGAGCTGTCCATGAGTGCCCATCTGATTGCTGATGGCTTCTGGGAGTCCTGGATTTCCAAGCTGTTCACCGCCTCCCTCTCTCCGGGAGCAACGGTTCTGGACATTGGAGCCAACTGCGGCTACTATTCGCTGATTGCTGCCCTGCATACAGGACCTGGCGGCAAGGTCCATACCTTTGAGCCTAACCCTTTCCACCACCAGAATTTATTAAAAAGCAAGCTTATTAACGGGTTCTATCATATGGAAATTCATAAAGCTGCACTGAGTGATCAGGAAGGCACGCTGTCTCTGTATTCTCCAACCATGCTGACGGCTTCAGCCAGCATCATTGAAAGCCTGGTTTCGGCCATTAAGGATACAGATCCTCTCCAGGCCATTGAGGTACGCACGGTCCGGCTGCGGGATTACCTGCCTGACATTGCTGCCGATGTCATCAAGGTTGACATCGAAGGTGCGGAGCCGCTCATCCTCGATGATCTTGTGGAAATTCTGGAACGAAAGCCGGGCTCCAAGCTGTTTATGGAATACAACCAGAAGGCGTGGGAGATGCAGGGCTATGACTGTCTCGCACTGCTGGACAAATTTCGAAGCAGGCAGTACAGCATTTATATCATCGGTCACGATCAGCTGCTGACGCTGGTATCGCCGGAGGAGCTGATTCAATTGACCGCAAATGCGACTCATTTCGACTTGTTCATTACCAAGCCGGCCAGCGCGGCTGGCTAA
- a CDS encoding sialidase family protein, with product MTIFNFQVTPGGPPRFEPTIAVNLLSVNNMVATSVYFEGNIPLVGAYTSFDGGGTWNVQVLPLPDGFTGSEAPFVAYAFPSTFVIAVHAFPGAFSGTTVVYRSTDNGVTFSPPVTVAPGYGLYINNDEPAIEVDNATASPFIGNFYAAYNRQFNIEANARSVAFFQRSLDQGVTWEQPVLLSSPSDVVERPDITVSQTGSVFATWITTNPPSPTFFVRRSLDGGQTFEPSVVISPVDLVPIVLPVPGYGFRVLTFPNIAADITTLSTSGNLYAVWQDFRLGYSDIFFSKSTDQGQSWSPPVSITGAPANSQSFFPALDVDPLVGVVNVIYYSNRIDGFDLDVFTARSIDGGNTFTNQRVTAQSFNPNEGSPTPVPLIGDYIDIKSVPPYGYIGTWTDTVTGTQTIFAGFNTDPVA from the coding sequence ATGACCATATTTAATTTTCAAGTGACTCCGGGCGGCCCGCCCCGCTTCGAGCCTACGATTGCTGTCAATTTGCTCAGTGTTAACAATATGGTGGCGACCTCCGTTTATTTTGAAGGCAATATCCCCTTGGTCGGGGCGTATACCTCGTTTGACGGCGGCGGCACCTGGAATGTGCAGGTTCTGCCTTTACCAGATGGCTTCACCGGTTCCGAGGCGCCATTTGTCGCCTATGCGTTCCCTTCTACCTTCGTCATCGCGGTGCACGCGTTTCCCGGCGCTTTCAGCGGCACGACGGTGGTCTACCGTTCTACAGATAACGGAGTCACCTTTTCTCCTCCGGTCACCGTAGCTCCGGGCTATGGGCTGTACATCAATAATGATGAGCCGGCGATTGAGGTGGACAATGCGACGGCCAGCCCTTTTATCGGCAATTTCTATGCTGCTTATAACCGCCAGTTCAACATTGAGGCCAATGCCCGATCGGTCGCTTTCTTTCAGCGTTCTCTCGATCAGGGGGTAACCTGGGAGCAGCCAGTGCTGCTGTCCAGCCCCAGCGATGTCGTAGAACGTCCTGATATTACCGTAAGCCAGACCGGCAGTGTGTTTGCAACATGGATTACGACGAATCCTCCCTCGCCTACCTTTTTTGTAAGGAGATCTCTGGATGGGGGGCAGACCTTTGAGCCGTCCGTCGTGATCTCCCCCGTGGATCTGGTGCCGATCGTGCTGCCGGTCCCCGGATACGGATTCCGCGTACTGACCTTTCCTAATATTGCAGCAGATATTACAACGCTTTCGACCTCCGGCAACCTGTATGCCGTCTGGCAGGATTTCCGCTTGGGCTATTCGGATATTTTCTTCTCGAAATCTACCGATCAGGGACAGAGCTGGTCTCCACCGGTTTCGATCACCGGGGCACCTGCCAATTCCCAGAGCTTTTTTCCGGCATTGGATGTGGATCCTTTAGTCGGTGTCGTGAATGTCATTTATTACTCAAACCGGATCGATGGCTTTGACCTGGATGTATTTACTGCGCGTTCCATTGACGGCGGCAATACGTTTACCAATCAGCGGGTCACCGCTCAATCCTTCAACCCCAACGAAGGCAGCCCTACCCCGGTTCCGCTCATTGGAGATTATATCGACATCAAAAGCGTCCCTCCCTACGGCTATATCGGCACCTGGACCGACACTGTAACGGGAACGCAGACGATTTTTGCCGGATTTAACACAGATCCGGTAGCTTGA
- a CDS encoding glycosyltransferase family 2 protein, with the protein MIDVGVVMPLYKQEPEFLRAAIDSLRSQRYEHFIVIVVIDGAPEMEPLVREYIGEDDRFVLLPQPENRGVAAALNKGFEELFTFPNIRYVTWVSSDNIYYPDFLQRLRQRLSEGPEELGLVYSSFQSISNEGTPLHSEYQLAAQRKYQSSAKDKLLDACIIGVSFMYKAQYAKCIDGYHMVPVEDYEYWLRLTEHCDIRYLPVELMDYRVDSTFSVSASLKDEARHRQWRYTYHLARHQARVRQGIPHALTVIYPLSTVSPVDVARIENLYDQSFSNYVTAILDLSPDESVSAALSNIPHPLTKFMWLPGEREEQAVYYAAQMIETPFAMMIGTEPFAAVTDLEVLTKQLLKAPAEVESNYYNSTHSDVDYRYPGVPFQFRAIQHELFRTDSLRARLKTYMMSQRQEGLL; encoded by the coding sequence ATGATCGACGTAGGTGTTGTGATGCCATTATACAAGCAAGAGCCCGAATTTCTACGAGCGGCTATAGACTCCCTTCGCAGCCAGCGCTACGAGCATTTTATCGTGATCGTAGTCATAGACGGGGCTCCGGAGATGGAGCCGCTTGTCCGGGAATATATCGGTGAAGACGACCGTTTCGTTCTTCTGCCGCAGCCGGAGAACCGAGGAGTTGCTGCAGCCCTGAACAAGGGCTTCGAGGAGCTGTTCACCTTTCCGAACATTCGATATGTAACCTGGGTCTCCAGCGACAATATTTATTATCCCGATTTCCTGCAGCGGCTTCGTCAGCGGCTGTCAGAGGGACCAGAGGAGCTGGGCCTGGTATACTCCTCCTTTCAGTCCATATCGAATGAGGGGACGCCCTTGCACAGTGAATATCAGCTGGCGGCCCAGCGCAAGTATCAATCCAGCGCTAAAGACAAGCTGCTGGATGCCTGTATCATCGGCGTGTCCTTCATGTACAAGGCTCAATATGCGAAGTGTATTGACGGATATCATATGGTACCTGTAGAGGATTATGAATATTGGCTGCGTCTGACCGAGCATTGTGATATCCGCTATTTGCCTGTAGAGCTGATGGACTACCGCGTTGACTCCACCTTCAGTGTATCCGCCTCCCTGAAGGACGAAGCCCGGCATCGCCAGTGGAGATATACGTACCATCTGGCACGCCATCAGGCACGAGTGCGCCAAGGCATTCCGCATGCCCTCACGGTTATCTACCCCCTGTCCACCGTCAGTCCTGTGGACGTGGCAAGAATCGAGAATTTGTATGATCAAAGCTTCAGCAATTACGTCACGGCCATTCTGGATTTAAGTCCAGATGAAAGTGTATCCGCCGCTCTATCCAATATTCCGCATCCACTGACCAAATTCATGTGGCTGCCGGGGGAACGAGAAGAGCAGGCAGTCTATTATGCAGCACAGATGATCGAGACTCCCTTCGCCATGATGATCGGCACTGAGCCTTTTGCTGCAGTCACTGATCTGGAGGTGCTCACGAAGCAGCTGCTCAAAGCTCCGGCCGAGGTGGAATCTAATTACTACAACAGCACTCATTCCGATGTCGATTACCGCTATCCGGGTGTGCCGTTTCAGTTTCGTGCGATCCAGCACGAGCTGTTTCGGACCGACTCGCTTCGGGCCCGGCTGAAGACGTACATGATGTCACAAAGACAGGAGGGCTTGCTATGA
- a CDS encoding phytanoyl-CoA dioxygenase family protein, with protein sequence MTFASGSHKLGYVSRKEISDESHTTLGQFIEAKHIPQVNYGAMTAGDATFHAGWTIHSAPGNPTDQMRKVMTIIYVADGTVIANPESKAQESDLNKWLPGLAPGDLAASPLNPLVYQADSK encoded by the coding sequence ATGACATTTGCTTCAGGAAGCCACAAGCTGGGCTATGTGAGCCGCAAGGAAATTTCCGATGAGTCCCACACTACACTGGGTCAGTTCATTGAGGCCAAGCACATTCCGCAGGTCAACTACGGGGCGATGACTGCCGGAGATGCGACCTTCCACGCGGGGTGGACGATCCATAGCGCTCCCGGTAACCCGACAGACCAGATGCGTAAAGTGATGACGATCATTTATGTAGCTGACGGTACGGTGATCGCCAACCCGGAGAGTAAGGCGCAAGAGAGCGATTTGAACAAATGGCTGCCCGGACTGGCTCCTGGCGACCTCGCTGCCAGCCCCCTTAATCCTCTCGTCTATCAAGCGGACAGCAAATAA
- a CDS encoding glycosyltransferase family 4 protein, whose product MKVLFTFFNPSGGMETLNRVRCKALMQHGIECHLLYTHDGEGRKNIKGIKTFILSNPEQIQALIRREHYDTIVICSDIQLMEWMHQWGYTGHLIYEIQGLGTVETAREILVDYQARIEAYATALLYPRTSHIQNMMKELFPGKLHFCFDNPLDTERFHYIPYPPKPFPILGWIGRIEKNKNWRDFLKLGAALKQRYPDMYLWMFGDDTLFHPQEQAAFQQMVAELQLSEALIQYSNVPHEIMADYLSIIGDSGGLLCSTSITEGFGYAVAEAMLCRCPVLATDSDGIRAFLYPGKTGLFYEMGNIEQALRSALLMMENAVLRSLIVDSAEALMHQRFSAAHYVRHFNSMHKVLSRKRRGEKDHPNRKVLDP is encoded by the coding sequence ATGAAGGTGCTCTTTACCTTTTTCAATCCCAGCGGCGGCATGGAAACCTTGAATCGGGTGCGTTGCAAAGCCTTAATGCAGCACGGCATCGAATGCCATTTGTTGTACACCCATGATGGAGAGGGACGAAAGAACATCAAGGGCATTAAGACCTTCATTCTGTCTAATCCGGAGCAGATTCAAGCTCTAATCCGCCGGGAGCATTACGATACCATTGTCATCTGTTCCGATATTCAATTAATGGAATGGATGCATCAATGGGGCTATACTGGCCATCTCATTTATGAAATCCAGGGACTCGGCACCGTGGAAACGGCCCGGGAAATTCTGGTGGATTACCAAGCCCGCATTGAAGCTTATGCAACGGCGCTGCTCTATCCCCGAACCTCTCATATTCAAAATATGATGAAGGAGCTCTTTCCCGGCAAGCTGCACTTCTGCTTTGACAACCCGCTCGATACCGAGCGCTTTCATTACATTCCTTATCCGCCTAAGCCCTTTCCTATTCTGGGATGGATCGGGCGAATTGAGAAGAACAAGAACTGGAGAGATTTTCTGAAGCTCGGCGCGGCCTTGAAGCAGCGGTATCCGGATATGTATCTATGGATGTTCGGCGATGATACCCTGTTTCATCCCCAAGAGCAGGCGGCGTTTCAGCAGATGGTGGCGGAACTGCAGCTGTCCGAAGCATTGATTCAGTACTCCAACGTCCCGCATGAGATTATGGCCGACTATTTATCCATCATTGGCGACTCCGGCGGTTTGCTGTGCTCGACATCCATCACGGAAGGGTTCGGATATGCAGTAGCTGAAGCGATGCTCTGCCGATGCCCTGTGCTGGCTACAGATTCCGATGGCATCAGAGCCTTTCTCTATCCCGGCAAAACCGGACTGTTCTACGAGATGGGGAATATTGAGCAGGCGCTACGTTCTGCTCTGTTGATGATGGAGAATGCTGTTCTTCGAAGCCTCATTGTAGATAGCGCCGAGGCATTGATGCACCAGCGATTCTCGGCTGCGCATTATGTCCGTCATTTTAATTCCATGCATAAGGTGCTGTCCCGAAAGCGCCGCGGAGAAAAAGACCACCCTAACAGAAAGGTGCTGGATCCATGA
- a CDS encoding RrF2 family transcriptional regulator, with protein MQFSKSTDYALHALIHLGLSGKSQNVGIKALSSTLGVSESYLSKIMSKLRQDGIIRAVPGVNGGYELARPAEQISFLDVILVIEGRQQLFECSNSRSQQHQLLVGQEPGAATEDVQCRHKPKVCLVEKVMLGAEQQLYQYLQEHTIQSVLDEALTSCSPQEDKK; from the coding sequence TTGCAGTTTTCCAAAAGCACAGACTATGCCTTGCATGCCTTAATCCACCTGGGACTTTCCGGGAAAAGTCAGAATGTAGGGATCAAGGCCCTGTCCAGCACGCTGGGCGTCTCCGAAAGCTATCTGTCCAAGATTATGTCCAAGCTGAGGCAGGATGGCATCATTCGTGCGGTCCCCGGAGTGAATGGCGGATATGAGCTGGCGAGGCCGGCAGAACAGATTTCCTTTCTGGATGTCATTCTGGTGATCGAAGGACGGCAGCAGCTGTTTGAATGCTCGAACTCCAGATCCCAGCAGCACCAATTACTAGTGGGGCAGGAGCCGGGTGCAGCCACGGAGGATGTCCAGTGTCGCCACAAACCGAAGGTATGCCTGGTTGAGAAAGTCATGCTCGGCGCCGAACAGCAGCTGTACCAGTATTTGCAGGAGCATACCATCCAGTCGGTTCTGGATGAGGCACTGACTTCCTGCAGCCCGCAAGAAGACAAGAAGTAA
- a CDS encoding NAD(P)/FAD-dependent oxidoreductase has translation MKNIHVDVVVIGGGPAGMNAALVLGRARKEVALIDAERPRNAVTSRMHGFLTRDGVAPSEFRRMAREELGAYPSVSIYGESVTSISGADGAFQLQSSEGTVFKCKKILFAVGMKDSPLHIPGLAEVYGKSAFVCPYCDGWELRDQPLVIIQKGKELLHFAPVIAGWTDVFSVCTNGPDELTDAEREELKRKGVPLFDSPIRRIESRDGLVQEVVLEDGTAVACRGIFFKPQLMTGSDLPQSIGCEMTEAGAVVVNELGKTSLPGVFSAGDAASPFHQTIAAASSGSLAAVILNNELNMEAWRREA, from the coding sequence ATGAAGAATATTCACGTGGATGTTGTTGTGATTGGCGGCGGTCCGGCCGGAATGAACGCGGCTCTCGTGCTGGGTAGGGCAAGGAAAGAGGTTGCACTTATCGATGCAGAACGCCCTCGGAATGCGGTAACTTCCCGGATGCATGGCTTTCTAACCCGTGACGGCGTTGCGCCGAGCGAATTTCGCAGAATGGCCAGAGAAGAGCTGGGCGCCTATCCTTCGGTATCCATTTACGGGGAAAGCGTAACGTCAATCTCTGGGGCAGACGGCGCGTTCCAGCTTCAATCATCGGAAGGCACAGTATTCAAATGCAAAAAAATACTGTTCGCTGTAGGAATGAAGGACTCTCCGCTGCACATTCCAGGACTTGCGGAGGTGTACGGAAAAAGCGCCTTTGTCTGCCCCTACTGTGATGGATGGGAATTGAGAGACCAGCCGCTCGTTATTATTCAGAAAGGGAAGGAGCTGCTGCATTTTGCTCCTGTGATCGCAGGATGGACAGATGTCTTCTCGGTCTGCACGAATGGACCGGATGAGCTGACAGATGCCGAGCGAGAGGAGCTGAAGAGAAAAGGGGTGCCGCTGTTTGATTCGCCAATCCGGAGGATTGAATCCCGTGACGGCCTTGTGCAGGAGGTGGTGCTGGAAGACGGAACGGCCGTGGCATGCCGGGGGATCTTTTTCAAGCCTCAGCTGATGACAGGCTCGGATTTACCGCAAAGCATCGGGTGCGAGATGACGGAGGCCGGAGCGGTCGTAGTTAATGAGCTCGGCAAAACGAGCCTTCCCGGGGTGTTTAGTGCCGGCGATGCCGCATCCCCGTTCCATCAGACCATTGCTGCCGCATCGTCAGGATCTCTGGCCGCGGTGATCCTCAATAATGAACTGAATATGGAGGCTTGGAGGAGAGAGGCATGA
- a CDS encoding TraB/GumN family protein: MKKNWNQALLSLMISAGLLATAAAPAAAAPVSPVVSMEGQVLEYSTSKPMVEKGTTYVPLRWTLQELGVKLAQASEDTIYVITDGDSKILKAKLLKMNGVTYAPIRVVGEAAGYAVAWDAKTRTVILTASVKDAVQAAAGRGFMWEVESGGNTVYLVGSMHIADESFYPLRPEFDEAFAEADYLGVEIDVSKAADEAQQQLIMKLGMYQDGTTLKDHISADTYAKLGEVLRQSGIAPDALDVFKPWVVESTLGSLQASAAGYEAAAGIDLYFVQKAMEKSIPVLELESYESQLSMFNGFSQELQERNLNTALEQFNQLDQSVKQMAQMWKTGNEEQLLELTNSVSEDAEYVQAMLIDRNIGMADKIDGYLRNGKNEEYFIVVGAAHYLGEHGIIKLLEDKGYTVKRK; this comes from the coding sequence ATGAAAAAGAATTGGAATCAGGCGTTGCTATCGCTGATGATCTCAGCCGGATTGCTGGCAACGGCCGCAGCCCCGGCTGCTGCCGCACCCGTATCTCCGGTTGTCAGTATGGAAGGACAGGTGCTGGAGTACAGCACAAGCAAGCCGATGGTGGAGAAGGGTACAACGTATGTACCCCTGAGATGGACACTGCAGGAGCTGGGCGTCAAGCTGGCTCAGGCTTCGGAGGATACGATCTACGTTATTACGGACGGAGATTCCAAGATTCTGAAAGCCAAGCTTCTGAAGATGAACGGTGTCACCTACGCTCCGATCCGGGTGGTCGGAGAGGCTGCCGGCTATGCGGTAGCCTGGGATGCCAAGACCCGTACGGTCATCCTTACGGCTTCGGTCAAGGACGCGGTACAGGCTGCTGCGGGCCGCGGATTTATGTGGGAGGTAGAGAGCGGTGGCAATACCGTATATTTGGTCGGCTCCATGCATATTGCGGACGAGAGCTTCTATCCGCTGCGCCCGGAGTTTGATGAAGCTTTTGCCGAGGCGGACTATCTGGGCGTCGAGATTGATGTAAGCAAAGCGGCGGATGAGGCTCAGCAGCAGCTTATCATGAAGCTCGGTATGTACCAGGATGGCACCACCCTGAAGGATCATATCTCCGCAGATACGTATGCCAAGCTGGGAGAAGTGCTCCGTCAGAGCGGTATTGCGCCGGATGCACTGGATGTCTTCAAGCCGTGGGTGGTAGAGAGCACGCTGGGCAGCCTGCAGGCGTCGGCGGCGGGCTATGAGGCTGCAGCGGGGATTGATCTGTATTTTGTTCAGAAGGCCATGGAGAAGAGCATTCCTGTGCTGGAGCTTGAATCCTACGAATCCCAGCTGAGCATGTTTAACGGCTTCTCCCAGGAGCTGCAGGAGCGCAACCTGAACACTGCGCTGGAGCAGTTCAACCAACTGGACCAGAGTGTGAAGCAGATGGCCCAGATGTGGAAAACGGGCAACGAAGAGCAGCTGCTGGAGCTGACAAACAGTGTCTCGGAGGATGCAGAGTATGTTCAGGCGATGCTGATTGACCGCAACATTGGAATGGCCGACAAGATTGATGGCTATCTCCGGAACGGCAAGAATGAGGAGTATTTCATTGTCGTTGGGGCAGCGCATTATCTGGGTGAGCATGGAATCATCAAGCTGCTGGAGGACAAGGGCTATACGGTGAAGCGGAAGTAG